One window of the Hyalangium minutum genome contains the following:
- a CDS encoding aminopeptidase P family protein → MTTQSEAAAQNAAAEAAAQPAQPVTSEPQAAKPAGHDTVPPPALLDFMMKRWKPAHRKLPPKLKHADSFRARRKALSQRFPGETLVIPTGHEKVRANDTYYRFRPGTDFYYLTGNTEPDCVLVLQPKEGGGHTDILFVEPNPGRSDATFFTDRNKGELWVGPRLGVKESQTRYGVDEARGLPELPSYLSGLHGAVSRPSRVLRSFSAKVDDVLPAQAERDKELAQAERDKELAQFLSEMRLLKDAQELRELQAAIDSTQRGFEDVIRNLKSAKSEREVEGVFNLRARVEGNDVGYGTIAAAGSHACVLHWTRNDGPVKKGELLLLDAGVEAHSLYTADITRTLPVSGKFSKEQREIYELVLEAQEQAIKAVKPGNDFMEPNRVAMRVLAHGLQKLGILPNAEEALKDEHQFYKRYSLHNVSHMLGLDVHDCAQARQEVYKYGKLQAGMVLTVEPGLYFQTDDLTVPARYRGIGVRIEDDIVVTARGCKVLSGAIPRTAKDVEAWMKRVWAKARK, encoded by the coding sequence ATGACGACCCAGTCCGAAGCCGCCGCCCAGAACGCCGCCGCCGAGGCTGCTGCCCAGCCTGCCCAGCCCGTCACCTCCGAGCCCCAGGCTGCCAAGCCCGCCGGCCACGACACCGTGCCGCCTCCCGCGCTGCTCGACTTCATGATGAAGCGCTGGAAGCCCGCCCACCGGAAGCTTCCTCCCAAGCTCAAGCACGCGGACTCCTTCCGCGCCCGTCGCAAGGCCCTCTCCCAGCGCTTCCCCGGTGAGACGCTCGTCATCCCCACCGGCCACGAGAAGGTGCGCGCCAACGACACCTACTACCGCTTCCGCCCGGGCACGGACTTCTACTACCTCACCGGCAACACCGAACCGGACTGCGTCCTCGTGCTCCAGCCCAAGGAGGGCGGCGGCCACACGGACATCCTCTTCGTCGAGCCCAACCCGGGCCGCAGCGACGCCACCTTCTTCACCGATCGCAACAAGGGCGAGCTGTGGGTAGGCCCCCGGCTCGGAGTGAAGGAGAGCCAGACCCGCTACGGCGTGGACGAGGCGCGCGGCCTTCCCGAGCTGCCCAGCTACCTCAGCGGGCTCCACGGCGCCGTGTCCCGGCCCTCCCGCGTGCTGCGCAGCTTCTCCGCCAAGGTGGACGACGTGCTGCCTGCCCAGGCCGAGCGGGACAAGGAGCTGGCCCAGGCCGAGCGGGACAAGGAGCTGGCCCAGTTCCTCTCGGAGATGCGCCTGCTCAAGGACGCCCAGGAGCTGCGCGAGCTGCAGGCCGCCATCGACTCCACCCAGCGCGGCTTCGAGGACGTCATCCGCAACCTCAAGTCCGCCAAGAGCGAGCGCGAGGTGGAGGGCGTCTTCAACCTGCGCGCCCGCGTGGAGGGCAATGACGTGGGCTACGGCACCATCGCCGCCGCTGGCTCGCACGCGTGCGTGCTCCACTGGACGCGCAACGACGGCCCGGTGAAAAAGGGCGAGCTGCTCCTGCTGGACGCCGGTGTCGAGGCCCACAGTCTCTACACCGCCGACATCACCCGCACCCTCCCCGTCTCCGGCAAGTTCTCCAAAGAGCAGCGGGAGATCTACGAGCTGGTGCTCGAGGCCCAGGAGCAGGCCATCAAGGCCGTGAAGCCGGGCAACGACTTCATGGAGCCCAACCGCGTGGCCATGCGCGTGCTCGCCCACGGCCTGCAGAAGCTGGGCATCCTCCCCAACGCCGAGGAGGCGCTGAAGGACGAGCACCAGTTCTACAAGCGCTACTCGCTGCACAACGTCAGCCACATGCTGGGCCTGGACGTGCACGACTGCGCCCAGGCGCGCCAGGAGGTCTACAAGTACGGCAAGCTCCAGGCCGGCATGGTGCTCACGGTGGAGCCCGGCCTCTACTTCCAGACGGATGACCTGACGGTGCCCGCGCGCTACCGAGGCATTGGCGTGCGCATCGAGGATGACATCGTCGTCACCGCCCGCGGCTGCAAGGTGCTCTCCGGCGCCATCCCCCGCACGGCGAAGGACGTCGAGGCCTGGATGAAGCGCGTGTGGGCCAAGGCCCGGAAATGA
- a CDS encoding HEAT repeat domain-containing protein: MSTKIDLARIQEELVQEFRWGNEARVRELVAQLGAGPRQIRTVLETMLGDSESLVRQAAAFGLGELGGPASASRLEQQLAVEEARGDHGSGAVVEDIVRALGRIKGTRARASLVRKLERLASSKPEIPDVNELARALWRQRHPDLIPILRRSLETRTLPEPNDLHGLLVLLEKSPEALDTWARDASIPIDNKTQVLVVLEEDVPASLLLLLPAFVATADSVSEQAQSQDGDTAYYCERLFSLLLGDRKRFIPALPEHARARLRVVAQRLVALPSMGSALPAAVVLGLVGRPEDIPLLEKRRPADDPVFAKVFDDAVAALRKLH; the protein is encoded by the coding sequence ATGTCCACCAAGATCGACTTGGCACGCATCCAGGAAGAGCTGGTCCAGGAGTTCAGGTGGGGTAACGAGGCCCGCGTGCGAGAACTGGTGGCCCAACTGGGAGCAGGACCTCGGCAGATACGGACCGTTCTAGAAACCATGCTAGGCGACTCGGAGTCGCTCGTACGACAAGCGGCTGCGTTTGGGCTGGGTGAGCTCGGTGGCCCCGCCAGCGCTAGTCGGTTGGAACAACAGCTCGCCGTTGAAGAAGCCCGAGGGGATCATGGCAGTGGGGCCGTCGTGGAGGACATTGTCCGGGCGCTGGGACGTATCAAAGGCACTCGCGCGCGAGCGTCGCTCGTTCGAAAGCTGGAGCGACTGGCGTCCAGCAAGCCCGAGATTCCGGACGTGAATGAGCTGGCACGTGCGCTCTGGCGACAGCGCCACCCAGATCTGATCCCCATCCTGCGGCGGAGCCTGGAGACACGCACCCTACCAGAACCCAATGACCTCCATGGGTTGTTGGTCTTGTTGGAGAAGTCTCCGGAAGCTTTGGATACATGGGCTCGCGATGCATCGATTCCCATCGACAATAAAACGCAAGTCCTCGTCGTGCTTGAGGAGGATGTTCCCGCTTCGCTACTGCTCCTCTTGCCCGCGTTCGTTGCCACGGCTGACTCCGTGAGCGAGCAGGCGCAAAGCCAGGATGGTGACACCGCGTATTACTGTGAGCGCCTGTTCAGCCTGTTGTTGGGAGACCGAAAACGATTTATCCCTGCCTTACCGGAGCATGCACGCGCCAGGCTGAGGGTCGTGGCACAGCGCCTCGTCGCTCTCCCTTCCATGGGCAGCGCCTTACCTGCGGCAGTCGTGCTCGGGCTGGTAGGACGCCCCGAGGACATCCCGCTCCTCGAAAAGCGCCGTCCCGCAGATGATCCGGTCTTCGCCAAGGTCTTTGATGACGCCGTGGCCGCACTGCGCAAACTCCACTGA
- a CDS encoding 16S rRNA (uracil(1498)-N(3))-methyltransferase: protein MNLLLLLDEDFQPDGSARLTGRRAQHAREVLRAEPGETLRVGRLGGLTGTGEVLENTEGLLHLRVALADPPPARAGVDLLLAIPRPKALKKVLPAVASLGVDRVVLVNAARVEKSYFDSKVLAPAFLQELLLQGLEQARDTHLPEVLVRERFRPFVEDELGSLFGREALRLLPHPPARQPLATLGVSSAPRVVLAIGPDGGWVPFEAELLEAHGFHPFTLGPRILRVETAVPVLLGQVALLRENISPPSGR, encoded by the coding sequence GTGAACCTGCTCCTGCTCCTCGACGAGGACTTCCAGCCTGACGGCAGCGCCCGCCTCACCGGGCGCCGAGCCCAACACGCCCGCGAGGTGCTCCGCGCCGAACCCGGCGAAACGCTGCGCGTGGGCCGGCTCGGGGGCCTCACCGGAACGGGCGAAGTCCTGGAGAACACCGAGGGCCTCCTCCACCTCCGCGTCGCCCTCGCCGATCCGCCACCGGCCCGCGCCGGTGTGGACCTGCTGCTCGCCATCCCCCGCCCCAAGGCCCTCAAGAAGGTGCTGCCCGCGGTGGCTTCGCTGGGCGTGGATCGCGTGGTGCTTGTCAACGCCGCCCGCGTCGAGAAGAGCTACTTCGACTCCAAGGTCCTCGCCCCCGCCTTCCTCCAGGAACTCCTCCTCCAGGGGCTCGAACAGGCCCGGGACACCCACCTCCCCGAAGTGCTCGTCCGCGAGCGCTTCCGCCCCTTTGTCGAGGACGAGCTGGGCTCCCTCTTCGGCCGGGAAGCCCTCCGGCTGCTCCCCCACCCTCCGGCCCGCCAGCCGCTGGCCACCCTCGGCGTGTCCTCCGCCCCCCGGGTGGTGCTGGCCATCGGCCCGGACGGCGGCTGGGTCCCCTTCGAGGCCGAGCTGCTCGAAGCCCACGGCTTCCACCCCTTCACTCTCGGCCCACGCATCCTCCGGGTAGAAACAGCCGTTCCCGTGCTCCTGGGGCAAGTGGCACTTCTCCGAGAGAACATCTCACCCCCTTCTGGCCGTTGA
- a CDS encoding isoprenylcysteine carboxyl methyltransferase family protein: protein MSEAPTLAAYYVFLGLVGAERLYELVLSRRNARRALERGGREVGQGHFRVMVLFHTAFLVACVVEPLALQRPFPGALGYAAFAGALASQLLRYWAISTLGERWNTRIIFVPGDTPVTSGPYRFIRHPNYVAVILEFLCLPLIHGGYLTALLFSLGNAALLSVRIRAEEQALGAEYQQAFSQRPRFLPTASRPDTASPPP, encoded by the coding sequence ATGAGTGAGGCGCCTACGCTCGCCGCCTACTACGTCTTCCTGGGGCTGGTCGGCGCCGAGCGCCTGTACGAGCTCGTCCTCTCGCGCCGCAATGCGCGGAGGGCGCTCGAGCGGGGAGGCCGCGAGGTAGGCCAGGGCCACTTCCGCGTCATGGTCCTGTTCCACACGGCCTTCCTCGTGGCCTGTGTCGTGGAGCCGCTCGCGCTGCAGCGGCCCTTCCCCGGCGCGCTGGGGTATGCCGCGTTCGCCGGGGCCCTCGCCTCGCAGCTCTTGCGCTACTGGGCCATCTCCACGCTGGGCGAGCGGTGGAACACCCGCATCATCTTCGTCCCGGGCGACACGCCGGTGACGAGCGGCCCCTACCGCTTCATCCGTCACCCCAACTACGTGGCCGTCATCCTCGAGTTCCTCTGCCTGCCGCTCATCCACGGCGGCTACCTCACCGCCCTCCTCTTCTCCCTGGGCAACGCGGCGCTGCTCTCCGTGCGAATCCGCGCCGAGGAGCAGGCGCTCGGTGCCGAGTACCAGCAGGCGTTCTCCCAGCGGCCGCGCTTCCTGCCCACCGCCTCCCGCCCGGACACGGCGTCTCCCCCTCCGTGA